The Bacteroidota bacterium nucleotide sequence GCCATAATTCCTTTTGAAACCTTCTGACTTGTTCTTGTTGCTTTGATCCATTTGTCTCTTGGTTTAACACCGCACAAAGCCAAAAGCGTGTATGCTGAAGTATCATTTTGCTGCGCTGTTGGCAGACCAAGTTCTTTTAAAATTTTTTTTGCTTCGTCTAATTTACTCATATAGGCTTGTTGAGAGTTCCAATTGTTCAATTACTATTTTGTTTGTGTTTTCAACAGAAAAATCATTTGAAAGAATAATGTTGTTCCCGATTTCTTTTATGGTTTCAAGTTCTGGTAAAGGAATTTCTCTAAGTTCAGTCGCGCTTACATTTACGTTCCCATTAAAAATTCTGAAATAAGAATCAAAAAGATCACTGTTGAGCAAAGCGCATAATCCAACAACTTCATTTCTATCCAAATGTCCTTTGGGGCGATAAATGTAATTTACCTTGTTCTCAACACCGATATAATCGGATTTAATAAAATTGCAGAAGTAAGGAGCTGCGATTAACCTGCTCTTGTCGTCTTTGGTACTGAAGCGTCTGAGCAATATGTAATTTTTATTAGGAATCAGAATAACTTTTGATTCATTTTCTATTCTCACATATTGTCCTTTTTCCGACTTTAAAATAGGCCATTCAAGTATCATTTGCTTTACGTTGTGCAGCCAAAAAAGAGGAGCGAGGAATACAGTTCCGTTTTCATAATTCTCCTGAATATATTCTCTGCTTCTGAATGCCACAACTGGGCCGGTGGATATTTGAATATTATATTTATTCAGATTGCCATTCCAATTTTTGAAAACCGTTAGGATCGATTCATCAAAATCACTTGTCGGCAAATAAAGGATCTTTTCATTGGAGGATAAGTCAATCAGTTCTATTTGTTTAAATGATTTTGTTTCAGGTGTTGCGATATCTTTCAGTCCCTGTGAAGAAGAAACAACAACATTATGATTCGGATTCGGATTTGTTTTTAGTTTTCGTGTCCCTTTTATAATAACAGTTTCCTGTAACACTTTATCCCTGTTAAAAGTGTCTTTGCGGGAAACGAATAAATGCACGTTGTCTATTTCAATAATTTTAAAGAAATATTCCCTAAATAATTTAAAATAACTTCCCGATGCATAACTGCGT carries:
- a CDS encoding Eco57I restriction-modification methylase domain-containing protein; this translates as MANKKLIEQLANELPSHYADRLGVNYAKSVNQEHKKTNGQFFTPVEIAGLMGTFTENSADIIRILDPGCGTAILTCALLERLADKNKNLEKVDLVVYETDYELIPYTKQSLDYLQKWLEQQKISFHYSLHTNDFILENADILTDNGNLFSTTIEPFDIIISNPPYFKLPIGDTRAIAAKAVVNGHPNIYAIFMAIAARLLKENGELIFITPRSYASGSYFKLFREYFFKIIEIDNVHLFVSRKDTFNRDKVLQETVIIKGTRKLKTNPNPNHNVVVSSSQGLKDIATPETKSFKQIELIDLSSNEKILYLPTSDFDESILTVFKNWNGNLNKYNIQISTGPVVAFRSREYIQENYENGTVFLAPLFWLHNVKQMILEWPILKSEKGQYVRIENESKVILIPNKNYILLRRFSTKDDKSRLIAAPYFCNFIKSDYIGVENKVNYIYRPKGHLDRNEVVGLCALLNSDLFDSYFRIFNGNVNVSATELREIPLPELETIKEIGNNIILSNDFSVENTNKIVIEQLELSTSLYE